From one Pseudomonas sp. S35 genomic stretch:
- the cobW gene encoding cobalamin biosynthesis protein CobW, with translation MKTLAKLPVTIVTGFLGSGKTTLLRHMLDNAQGRRIAVIVNEFGELGIDGEILKQCSIGCTEEEANGRVYELANGCLCCTVQEEFFPVMRELVARRGDLDHILIETSGLALPKPLVQAFQWPEIRSACTVDAVITVVDSPAVAAGTFAAFPDQVDAQRKLDPNLDHESPLHELFADQLASADLVILNKSDLISAEDLARVRLEVAEELPPAVKIIEASSGRVPLDVLIGLGAGSEEHIDGRHSHHDHHHEGEDDHDHDAFDSISIDLPQADEALLLDALTQLVVQHGILRVKGFAAIPNKPMRLLIQGVGTRFDKHFDRAWTADEARITRLVLIGQDLDAAGLEAQLRAALSV, from the coding sequence ATGAAAACACTGGCCAAACTCCCCGTCACTATCGTCACCGGCTTCCTTGGCTCGGGCAAAACCACCTTGCTGCGCCATATGCTCGATAACGCCCAGGGCCGCCGCATTGCCGTGATCGTCAACGAATTCGGCGAGTTGGGCATTGACGGTGAAATCCTCAAGCAGTGCTCCATCGGCTGCACCGAAGAAGAAGCCAACGGCCGCGTGTACGAGTTGGCCAACGGCTGCCTGTGCTGCACCGTGCAGGAAGAGTTCTTCCCGGTGATGCGCGAACTGGTCGCCCGTCGCGGGGACCTTGACCATATCCTTATCGAAACCTCGGGCCTGGCCCTGCCAAAACCGCTGGTGCAAGCCTTCCAGTGGCCGGAAATCCGCAGCGCCTGCACGGTTGACGCGGTGATCACCGTGGTCGACAGCCCGGCCGTGGCCGCCGGCACCTTTGCCGCGTTCCCCGATCAAGTGGATGCTCAGCGCAAACTCGACCCGAACCTGGACCACGAATCGCCGCTGCACGAGCTGTTCGCCGACCAACTGGCCAGCGCCGACCTGGTCATTCTCAATAAATCCGACCTGATCAGCGCCGAAGACCTGGCCCGTGTACGCCTTGAAGTCGCCGAAGAACTGCCGCCTGCTGTGAAAATCATCGAGGCCAGCAGCGGTCGTGTGCCTCTGGACGTGTTGATTGGCCTGGGCGCAGGCTCCGAAGAACACATCGACGGTCGCCACAGTCACCACGACCATCACCACGAAGGTGAAGACGATCATGATCATGACGCGTTCGATTCGATCTCCATCGACCTGCCTCAGGCCGACGAAGCGCTGCTGCTCGACGCCTTGACCCAACTGGTGGTGCAACACGGCATCCTGCGCGTCAAAGGCTTCGCCGCGATCCCGAACAAGCCGATGCGCCTGTTGATCCAGGGCGTGGGCACGCGTTTCGACAAGCACTTCGACCGCGCCTGGACGGCCGATGAAGCACGTATCACGCGCCTGGTTTTGATCGGCCAAGACCTGGACGCGGCGGGCCTTGAAGCGCAATTGCGCGCTGCGCTCAGCGTTTAA